One Dysidea avara chromosome 7, odDysAvar1.4, whole genome shotgun sequence genomic region harbors:
- the LOC136260972 gene encoding DNA mismatch repair protein Mlh3-like isoform X1 produces the protein MSDHSKTKQIPIIRRLNDSVKAKIHSSTSVSSICCCVRELVYNSLDAGATHITVKLDIVKYFVQVTDNGCGINHNDLIVLGGKNFTSKCHSVQELQSVRSMGFKGEALCSMCELSGTMEVCSRHQLSPETWCKLFHHCRDLGVTRSTAHCQVAGTTVTLHDIFYSMPVRRKCIKENLEMEYIRQMVQHTAIVKPHVAFVVENSTTGTCILHSKKGQSSMEKLSQFYSPSVTKTMLPVEYCTGSYNLNGYISTEMYPSKSLQLVYVNNRLVSQTQVHTLLNTLLTNKHKSCEHGHPVYFVTIQCPPSECDFCWQPCKTLVEFVDWTAVLQATGLAAKTATSRLRCPETTQNVTGSCTVDTCPEDESTSVHFSHGMQSDIVRRNRKSSTTTMTSLTHDSKGDAVAGDLLVTPKFISVKASSRSPLRTPSIAQKLAQFSNGRMEQGPKVLSKKRINPHLICSKLAKHFVPDMLDSPFVPQHHSTPLQDVQDIDTHQSSCRPEVPVTKSTSDMLKSEDDSVGFCSRPFLAAPHLTHSTSPFVSHGTRISFSLKSQSYQAQDKCSKDVKPIIIEKLISEWSNPVFKTGQEHILTASTCGSDTISIHNMIHSYRFTKDMFHRIKVINQVDNKFIACLMDTKSNGSYNLLVLVDQHAAHERIRLEKLIAELYDEEAYSGNVSGRQVLSSPIEPPLKFQLESQQLQLATTIFSKQLHAVGIELSQINNVMLVHKLPSVLVNKKCPTISTTTIKEMVREHVEHLMTTGGSSCIIPLVLTDLLATQACHGAIKFNDPLTLNECHKLIESLSHCKLPFQCAHGRPSLVPVLDLGLLNKNRTSPKIMYRAWCQHESPRM, from the exons ATGTCGGACCATTCTAAAACGAAACAAA TACCCATTATTCGCCGCTTAAATGATTCAGTGAAGGCCAAAATCCACTCCAGCACATCTGTATCCAGTATCTGTTGTTGTGTGAGGGAGTTAGTGTACAACAGTTTGGATGCTGGTGCAACTCACATCACAGTCAAACTAGACATAGTCAAGTATTTTGTACAGGTGACAGACAATGGGTGTGGTATTAACCACAATGATTTAATAGTACTTGGAGGGAAAAACTTTACAAGTAAATGTCATTCGGTCCAAGAATTACAGTCTGTCAGAAGTATGGGCTTCAAGGGAGAAGcgttgtgtagtatgtgtgagTTGAGTGGTACAATGGAAGTGTGCAGTAGACACCAACTGTCACCAGAGACTTGGTGTAAACTTTTCCATCATTGTCGAGACCTTGGTGTGACCCGCAGTACTGCTCACTGCCAAGTTGCTGGTACAACTGTCACCCTTCATGACATATTTTACAGTATGCCAGTACGTCGGAAATGCATCAAGGAGAACCTTGAGATGGAATACATTCGCCAAATGGTACAGCATACTGCAATAGTCAAGCCTCATGTTGCATTTGTAGTTGAGAATAGTACAACTGGAACATGTATATTACACAGCAAAAAGGGACAATCGAGTATGGAAAAACTGTCTCAATTCTATAGTCCTTCTGTAACCAAAACCATGCTACCAGTGGAGTATTGTACTGGTTCCTATAATCTCAATGGTTATATATCAACTGAGATGTACCCTAGCAAGTCTCTTCAACTAGTGTATGTCAATAACCGACTAGTGAGCCAAACTCAAGTGCACACTCTTCTTAACACACTCCTGACCAACAAGCATAAAAGTTGCGAGCATGGTCATCCTGTTTATTTTGTAACTATTCAATGTCCTCCGTCAGAATGTGACTTCTGTTGGCAGCCATGTAAGACACTAGTAGAGTTTGTTGATTGGACTGCTGTTCTTCAGGCCACTGGTCTAGCTGCTAAGACTGCTACCTCTCGTTTAAGATGTCCAGAAACAACTCAAAATGTGACTGGCAGTTGTACAGTTGACACATGCCCTGAAGATGAGTCTACAAGTGTTCACTTTTcacatggcatgcagtcagATATAGTACGAAGAAACAGAAAAAGTAGCACTACCACCATGACAAGTTTAACTCATGATTCCAAGGGTGATGCTGTAGCTGGTGATTTACTTGTTACTCCCAAATTCATCAGTGTTAAAGCTTCCTCACGCTCACCACTGCGCACTCCCAGCATTGCCCAGAAGCTGGCCCAGTTTTCTAATGGCAGAATGGAGCAGGGACCTAAAGTACTGTCAAAGAAAAGGATCAATCCCCACCTTATCTGCAGTAAACTGGCTAAGCACTTTGTTCCTGACATGTTGGACTCTCCCTTTGTACCTCAGCACCACTCCACTCCACTGCAAGATGTACAAGACATTGACACACACCAGTCATCATGCAGACCTGAGGTACCTGTTACCAAGTCCACTAGTGACATGTTGAAGAGTGAAGATGATAGTGTGGGCTTTTGTAGTAGGCCATTTTTGGCTGCACCACATCTAACACACAGCACATCACCATTTGTGTCACATGGCACGAGAATAAGTTTTTCACTGAAATCACAATCATATCAAGCACAAGACAAGTGCAGTAAAGATGTTAAGCCAATCATCATAGAGAAGCTGATATCAGAGTGGAGCAATCCAGTGTTCAAGACTGGACAAGAG catattttgaCTGCATCTACTTGTGGCAGTGATACCATTAGTATCCATAATATGATCCACTCTTATCGGTTCACCAAAGATATGTTCCACAGGATTAAA GTAATCAACCAAGTGGATAACAAATTTATAGCCTGTTTGATGGACACCAAAAGCAATG GCAGTTACAATTTACTGGTACTTGTAGACCAGCATGCTGCTCATGAACGAATCAGATTGGAAAAACTTATTGCAG AGCTCTATGATGAAGAGGCATATAGTGGCAACGTGAGTGGACGCCAGGTACTATCTAGTCCAATAGAACCACCATTGAAATTCCAGCTGGAAAGCCAACAGTTGCAGCTAGCCACAACAATATTTAGTAAACAACTACATGCAGTTGGGATTGAGCTCTCACAA ATCAACAACGTTATGTTGGTACACAAGCTACCCAGTGTGTTGGTCAACAAGAAATGTCCCACTATATCTACAACCACTATCAAG GAGATGGTCAGAGAACATGTAGAG CACTTGATGACTACTGGGGGCTCATCTTGTATCATTCCACTAGTGTTGACAGATCTTCTTGCCACACAGGCATGTCATG GAGCCATCAAATTTAATGATCCTCTGACTTTGAATGAATGCCACAAACTAATCGAGTCACTTTCACACTGCAAGTTACCCTTCCAATGTGCCCATGGACG TCCCTCTCTAGTGCCTGTGCTGGATCTTGGACTGCTCAATAAAAACAGGACCTCACCAAAAAT AATGTATCGAGCTTGGTGTCAACACGAGAGTCCAAGAATGTGA
- the LOC136260972 gene encoding DNA mismatch repair protein Mlh3-like isoform X2 has translation MSDHSKTKQIPIIRRLNDSVKAKIHSSTSVSSICCCVRELVYNSLDAGATHITVKLDIVKYFVQVTDNGCGINHNDLIVLGGKNFTSKCHSVQELQSVRSMGFKGEALCSMCELSGTMEVCSRHQLSPETWCKLFHHCRDLGVTRSTAHCQVAGTTVTLHDIFYSMPVRRKCIKENLEMEYIRQMVQHTAIVKPHVAFVVENSTTGTCILHSKKGQSSMEKLSQFYSPSVTKTMLPVEYCTGSYNLNGYISTEMYPSKSLQLVYVNNRLVSQTQVHTLLNTLLTNKHKSCEHGHPVYFVTIQCPPSECDFCWQPCKTLVEFVDWTAVLQATGLAAKTATSRLRCPETTQNVTGSCTVDTCPEDESTSVHFSHGMQSDIVRRNRKSSTTTMTSLTHDSKGDAVAGDLLVTPKFISVKASSRSPLRTPSIAQKLAQFSNGRMEQGPKVLSKKRINPHLICSKLAKHFVPDMLDSPFVPQHHSTPLQDVQDIDTHQSSCRPEVPVTKSTSDMLKSEDDSVGFCSRPFLAAPHLTHSTSPFVSHGTRISFSLKSQSYQAQDKCSKDVKPIIIEKLISEWSNPVFKTGQEHILTASTCGSDTISIHNMIHSYRFTKDMFHRIKVINQVDNKFIACLMDTKSNGSYNLLVLVDQHAAHERIRLEKLIAELYDEEAYSGNVSGRQVLSSPIEPPLKFQLESQQLQLATTIFSKQLHAVGIELSQINNVMLVHKLPSVLVNKKCPTISTTTIKEMVREHVEHLMTTGGSSCIIPLVLTDLLATQACHGAIKFNDPLTLNECHKLIESLSHCKLPFQCAHGRPSLVPVLDLGLLNKNRTSPKIICTNQHDWNGK, from the exons ATGTCGGACCATTCTAAAACGAAACAAA TACCCATTATTCGCCGCTTAAATGATTCAGTGAAGGCCAAAATCCACTCCAGCACATCTGTATCCAGTATCTGTTGTTGTGTGAGGGAGTTAGTGTACAACAGTTTGGATGCTGGTGCAACTCACATCACAGTCAAACTAGACATAGTCAAGTATTTTGTACAGGTGACAGACAATGGGTGTGGTATTAACCACAATGATTTAATAGTACTTGGAGGGAAAAACTTTACAAGTAAATGTCATTCGGTCCAAGAATTACAGTCTGTCAGAAGTATGGGCTTCAAGGGAGAAGcgttgtgtagtatgtgtgagTTGAGTGGTACAATGGAAGTGTGCAGTAGACACCAACTGTCACCAGAGACTTGGTGTAAACTTTTCCATCATTGTCGAGACCTTGGTGTGACCCGCAGTACTGCTCACTGCCAAGTTGCTGGTACAACTGTCACCCTTCATGACATATTTTACAGTATGCCAGTACGTCGGAAATGCATCAAGGAGAACCTTGAGATGGAATACATTCGCCAAATGGTACAGCATACTGCAATAGTCAAGCCTCATGTTGCATTTGTAGTTGAGAATAGTACAACTGGAACATGTATATTACACAGCAAAAAGGGACAATCGAGTATGGAAAAACTGTCTCAATTCTATAGTCCTTCTGTAACCAAAACCATGCTACCAGTGGAGTATTGTACTGGTTCCTATAATCTCAATGGTTATATATCAACTGAGATGTACCCTAGCAAGTCTCTTCAACTAGTGTATGTCAATAACCGACTAGTGAGCCAAACTCAAGTGCACACTCTTCTTAACACACTCCTGACCAACAAGCATAAAAGTTGCGAGCATGGTCATCCTGTTTATTTTGTAACTATTCAATGTCCTCCGTCAGAATGTGACTTCTGTTGGCAGCCATGTAAGACACTAGTAGAGTTTGTTGATTGGACTGCTGTTCTTCAGGCCACTGGTCTAGCTGCTAAGACTGCTACCTCTCGTTTAAGATGTCCAGAAACAACTCAAAATGTGACTGGCAGTTGTACAGTTGACACATGCCCTGAAGATGAGTCTACAAGTGTTCACTTTTcacatggcatgcagtcagATATAGTACGAAGAAACAGAAAAAGTAGCACTACCACCATGACAAGTTTAACTCATGATTCCAAGGGTGATGCTGTAGCTGGTGATTTACTTGTTACTCCCAAATTCATCAGTGTTAAAGCTTCCTCACGCTCACCACTGCGCACTCCCAGCATTGCCCAGAAGCTGGCCCAGTTTTCTAATGGCAGAATGGAGCAGGGACCTAAAGTACTGTCAAAGAAAAGGATCAATCCCCACCTTATCTGCAGTAAACTGGCTAAGCACTTTGTTCCTGACATGTTGGACTCTCCCTTTGTACCTCAGCACCACTCCACTCCACTGCAAGATGTACAAGACATTGACACACACCAGTCATCATGCAGACCTGAGGTACCTGTTACCAAGTCCACTAGTGACATGTTGAAGAGTGAAGATGATAGTGTGGGCTTTTGTAGTAGGCCATTTTTGGCTGCACCACATCTAACACACAGCACATCACCATTTGTGTCACATGGCACGAGAATAAGTTTTTCACTGAAATCACAATCATATCAAGCACAAGACAAGTGCAGTAAAGATGTTAAGCCAATCATCATAGAGAAGCTGATATCAGAGTGGAGCAATCCAGTGTTCAAGACTGGACAAGAG catattttgaCTGCATCTACTTGTGGCAGTGATACCATTAGTATCCATAATATGATCCACTCTTATCGGTTCACCAAAGATATGTTCCACAGGATTAAA GTAATCAACCAAGTGGATAACAAATTTATAGCCTGTTTGATGGACACCAAAAGCAATG GCAGTTACAATTTACTGGTACTTGTAGACCAGCATGCTGCTCATGAACGAATCAGATTGGAAAAACTTATTGCAG AGCTCTATGATGAAGAGGCATATAGTGGCAACGTGAGTGGACGCCAGGTACTATCTAGTCCAATAGAACCACCATTGAAATTCCAGCTGGAAAGCCAACAGTTGCAGCTAGCCACAACAATATTTAGTAAACAACTACATGCAGTTGGGATTGAGCTCTCACAA ATCAACAACGTTATGTTGGTACACAAGCTACCCAGTGTGTTGGTCAACAAGAAATGTCCCACTATATCTACAACCACTATCAAG GAGATGGTCAGAGAACATGTAGAG CACTTGATGACTACTGGGGGCTCATCTTGTATCATTCCACTAGTGTTGACAGATCTTCTTGCCACACAGGCATGTCATG GAGCCATCAAATTTAATGATCCTCTGACTTTGAATGAATGCCACAAACTAATCGAGTCACTTTCACACTGCAAGTTACCCTTCCAATGTGCCCATGGACG TCCCTCTCTAGTGCCTGTGCTGGATCTTGGACTGCTCAATAAAAACAGGACCTCACCAAAAAT AATATGTACAAATCAACATGACTGGAATGGAAAGTGA
- the LOC136260976 gene encoding uncharacterized protein: protein MSTTSESMRVIYSILHLPAEMLVFIISFLSSRDVVTLRYVSKNLRVFTEVPSLWTKFSWPYYRSCEEASVIEILKVCGNHIQQLSFTNDHYLTSKLCCDLILTNCANVINLTLLIQSPLTKYVLEKFLQNLKHLKKLEISWSGEVFYPASLLKNSNLTEVTLYLARHISKPSNDHENCLHDYISAGHKPQYVNIVQNSSKHNRKSVERSVFRYLLRWWSTGNSTRDQYRPPDGYTAHFKLYDSCRVPFNVFPTLPHLHIQFSLTPSVIVYDLYYCLLGQRHYSLKLNHCSCSNRNCNCIVASASVNESVTSYYGTIHGFQFYHNAAIWITQFANNIAVSINDMKSVLDKNLEQVSSLFPNLQRLDLSFCNVSKDNMRGLRAVAKNCRNLKGLRLRNTHAMILKNTHVITLNLKVLWEILYSMKLTHLSIEHCLLTSTAVDNHQEMVSLCTTLQALEIRHSDSMCCEVCKWSYNEDLSSLSQFSSLQYCRVHHYYNSNVVQDITISSKQLKCIIIELDSFYEQSPFHPTGFSLSSTFNNNLEQLFINSRNAIVSDEFMKAVSAHGGLIHVTLKVATITEKGVGILIENSPKLQELLIDLSKSVHEQNGGFDPSILNIILKEKYKHQLVTEGHFVNRNKFNGGIIFAYFLFSKILTFRNTDLRPVWPNDAV from the coding sequence ATGTCTACTACTTCTGAGTCAATGCGGGTGATTTACAGTATATTGCATCTTCCAGCAGAGATGCTGGTGTTCATAATTTCGTTTTTGAGCTCACGTGACGTAGTTACACTTCGATATGTCTCGAAGAACTTACGCGTTTTCACTGAAGTACCATCATTGTGGACAAAGTTTTCGTGGCCTTATTATCGAAGTTGTGAAGAAGCCTCGGTAATTGAGATATTGAAAGTGTGCGGAAATCACATTCAACAGCTATCGTTTACCAATGATCACTATCTAACATCGAAGTTGTGCTGTGACCTGATATTGACTAATTGTGCAAACGTTATAAATCTCACCTTGCTAATACAATCACCATTGACTAAATATGTATTGGAGAAATTTTTGCAAAACCTCAAGCACTTGAAAAAGCTGGAAATTTCGTGGTCAGGAGAGGTATTCTACCCTGCTAGTTTACTGAAGAACTCAAATCTGACTGAAGTTACGCTCTATTTAGCAAGACACATTTCTAAACCATCAAATGATCATGAAAATTGCTTGCACGATTACATTTCAGCAGGACACAAACCACAATATGTGAACATAGTGCAAAATAGTAGTAAACACAATAGAAAGTCTGTGGAACGTTCTGTTTTTAGGTATTTATTAAGGTGGTGGTCGACTGGCAATTCTACCCGAGACCAATACAGGCCACCAGATGGATACACTGCTCACTTCAAATTATACGATTCATGCAGAGTACCATTCAACGTTTTCCCTACTCTGCCACACCTTCATATACAATTTAGTTTGACCCCTTCAGTGATAGTCTACGATTTATATTATTGCTTGCTTGGTCAGAGACACTACAGTCTAAAACTAAATCACTGTAGTTGCAGTAACCGAaattgtaactgtattgtagCTAGTGCTTCAGTTAATGAGAGTGTCACATCTTATTATGGTACAATTCATGGTTTTCAATTTTATCATAATGCAGCGATTTGGATAACACAGTTTGCAAATAATATTGCTGTCTCCATAAATGATATGAAGAGCGTACTTGATAAAAATCTAGAGCAGGTATCATCTCTGTTTCCTAACCTTCAAAGACTTGACTTGAGCTTCTGTAATGTGTCTAAAGACAACATGAGAGGCCTTCGTGCTGTTGCTAAAAACTGTCGTAATCTAAAAGGATTGAGATTGAGAAACACACATGCCATGATATTGAAAAACACACATGTCATAACATTAAACCTGAAGGTGTTGTGGGAAATCCTATATAGTATGAAGTTGACTCATTTATCAATAGAGCATTGTCTACTTACATCAACTGCTGTCGATAACCATCAGGAGATGGTTAGCTTGTGTACAACTCTGCAAGCACTAGAAATTAGGCACTCTGATAGCATGTGCTGTGAGGTATGTAAATGGTCATACAATGAAGATTTATCATCTCTGTCTCAGTTTTCATCACTTCAGTATTGTAGGGTGCATCACTACTACAATTCCAATGTTGTCCAGGATATTACTATTAGCTCTAAACAGTTGAAATGTATTATCATAGAACTTGATTCTTTTTATGAACAGTCACCATTCCATCCAACTGGCTTTTCACTATCATCAACATTCAACAATAATTTGGAGCAATTATTCATTAATTCGCGGAATGCCATTGTTTCTGATGAATTCATGAAAGCAGTCTCAGCTCATGGTGGATTAATCCATGTCACTCTAAAAGTAGCAACAATCACTGAAAAGGGTGTTGGGATCCTTATTGAAAACTCACCCAAATTACAAGAATTGTTGATTGATCTATCTAAATCAGTCCATGAGCAAAATGGTGGGTTTGATCCATCAATTCTAAACATTATTCTAAAGGAGAAATATAAGCACCAGCTTGTTACTGAAGGTCACTTTGTAAACCGCAACAAATTTAATGGTGGGATTATTTTCGCATACTTTCTGTTCAGCAAAATACTGACTTTTAGGAACACAGATTTGAGGCCAGTGTGGCCCAATGACGCTGTATAG
- the LOC136261006 gene encoding uncharacterized protein has translation MRYNCVGQDNVSLDNFELIQLKKGVQKPGDSFNCGVLSLKIAEQLLNFNRIDEDAILQMNMKKARIDIGTALLTNSIDMTERCIMCGRSEESFKHEDYTDRWIQCGNCNAWVHVICSGVTVDDPSAPSYEFNCIDCVKQRKDFTH, from the exons ATGAGATATAACTGCGTTGGTCAAGACAACGTCTCATTGGACAATTTTGAGCTCATTCAGCTCAAGAAAGGTGTGCAAAAGCCAGGAGACAGCTTCAACTGTGGTGTTTTGAGTTTAAAG ATTGCTGAACAATTGTTAAATTTTAACCGTATCGACGAAGACGCcattttgcaaatgaatatgAAGAAAGCCAGAATAGATATAGGCACAGCACTCCTCACCAATTCAA TTGACATGACTGAGCGCTGCATCATGTGTGGACGATCTGAAGAAAGTTTTAAGCATGAAGATTATACTGATCGCTGG ATCCAGTGTGGTAACTGTAATGCGTGGGTGCATGTAATCTGCTCAGGAGTAACTGTGGATGACCCTTCAGCACCCTCTTATGAATTTAACTGTATTGATTGTGTCAAACAACGTAAAGACTTTACACATTAG
- the LOC136260989 gene encoding uncharacterized protein produces MFGRQALLPVEIQSPKEEDIVQHLDHNDEVIEQHFIHQTKVAQIVKENILTAQKRQKQVYDRKHHNPATFKVGALVLRKDMKRKKRAGGKMDYKWQGPYKVVKSVGKGIFQILNTNDIKQTLKVHGTHLKLFYPPKKATGCISTSHDESDNSGNTSVRSGKGSISHDPSASVSDKEPCNSISQYDDNIKTDQIEEDNTSVVTHNTCTHTSKSHNPTVSIISHEPSATKSDKDPILTSQCDEDTKTKILDQMDDGNISVLLHARTSHDQSDSSSRTSISYDPSSIMSDKEPSYPSLISRWDEEDITHCKYLVRMNKEQGHNVSVAINVNCPLVYSSPNKQEATSQSLAVLVHLRYHLFTAKNWNTMNLK; encoded by the exons ATGTTTGGACGACAAGCTCTGTTACCTGTTGAAATTCAATCTCCCAAAGAAGAAGATATCGTACAGCACTTGGATCATAATGATGAAGTTATAGAACAACATTTcattcatcaaacaaaagtAGCACAAATTGTGAAGGAGAACATACTCACCGCTCAAAAGCGTCAAAAACAAGTGTATGACAGGAAGCACCATAACCCAGCTACATTCAAAGTTGGAGCATTGGTTCTTAGAAAAGATATGAAGAGGAAAAAGCGGGCTGGTGGAAAAATGGATTATAAGTGGCAGGGTCCTTATAAAGTTGTGAAGTCTGTTGGTAAAGGAATTTTTCAGATCCTAAACACCAATGACATTAAACAGACTTTAAAAGTCCATGGTACACATTTGAAATTGTTCTATCCACCCAAGaag GCAACTGGTTGTATCTCAACATCTCATGACGAAAGTGATAATAGTGGCAACACATCTGTCAGAAGTGGAAAAGGATCCATTTCACATGATCCTAGTGCCAGTGTGAGCGACAAA GAACCATGCAACTCGATATCCCAGTATGATGACAATATCAAGACTGACCAAATAGAGGAGGACAACACATCAGTTGTTACTCACAATACTTGTACACATACTTCAAAATCTCACAACCCAACAGTGTCCATTATCTCACATGAACCTAGTGCCACCAAAAGTGATAAA GATCCCATCTTGACATCTCAGTGTGATGAAGATACTAAGACCAAAATTTTGGACCAAATGGATGATGGCAACATATCAGTGCTCTTACATGCTCGTACATCTCATGATCAGAGTGACTCTTCTTCAAGAACGTCCATTTCTTATGATCCTAGCAGCATCATGAGTGACAAA GAACCCAGCTATCCCAGTTTGATATCACGATGGGATGAGGAAGATATCACTCACTGTAAATATCTAGTACGAATGAATAAGGAGCAAGGGCACAATGTATCAGTTGCTATTAATGTG AATTGCCCATTGGTTTACAGTTCCCCCAACAAGCAGGAGGCTACTTCCCAGAGTTTGGCAGTTTTAGTGCACCTGCGCTATCACCTATTTACAGCCAAAAACTGGAACACaatgaatttaaaataa